TTGTTATATGCGCTGCACCAACCCTTGCTCGCGACCTGCTTGCCGGCGAACATCGGGCAGCCGCCGTAGGCGTCGGTCGGCTTGGCCTGATAGAAACTGCAGTTGCCGCAGTCCTGGCCCGCTGCGTACTTGGCGAACTTCGCCTTGTCGATTTTCGTGGCGTCTGCCTTATAGCCGAGTGCTTGCGCGGTCGGATCGCTTTCGGAGACTTTCGGTGCGTCGGCGAATGCCTGGCGCGACAGGGCAAAGGTGGACGCCACACCAATGCTGGTGATCAAAAACGTACGACGGGAAGGTTTCATGGGGACTTACTCCATCTATATTGAACTGATCGCCGTTCTAGTGACAGCGGTCCCCAAGGATAGCAATGAAGCCGTCGCGCGTGACTGTCCAAATGATAGAGATAACCGAATTGGTACGACTGCGCGTCCGAATGTCGCGCGGGAATGCGAATCGATCGCATGCGAAGTGAGCGCTCTGCGCGAGCGGGCAATGCGAGGACAATACGAAAGCGCGCGAGCTGAGCACTCGCAGTGAAACGGGCAATGCGAACCGCGCGCGAATTACGCGCGTCCGCTCAACTCGCACACTCGCTGCGCGATCGCAAGCGACGCCGTCAATCCCGGCGACTCGATACCGAACAGATTGACGAGTCCACGCACACCATGCGCGGCCGGACCTTGAATCACGAAGTCGGCAGCGGGTTCGCCG
The nucleotide sequence above comes from Paraburkholderia sp. FT54. Encoded proteins:
- a CDS encoding high-potential iron-sulfur protein, giving the protein MKPSRRTFLITSIGVASTFALSRQAFADAPKVSESDPTAQALGYKADATKIDKAKFAKYAAGQDCGNCSFYQAKPTDAYGGCPMFAGKQVASKGWCSAYNKKA